In Fundidesulfovibrio magnetotacticus, the following are encoded in one genomic region:
- the rpmA gene encoding 50S ribosomal protein L27, with protein sequence MAHKKAGGSSRNGRDSAGQRRGVKRFGGQAVKAGNILVRQLGTKFHPGENVGLGRDFTLFALVDGAVVFEKYTRNRKVKTRIHVVPAAA encoded by the coding sequence ATGGCTCATAAAAAAGCAGGCGGCAGCTCGCGCAACGGCCGCGACAGCGCCGGACAACGTCGCGGCGTGAAGCGCTTCGGCGGTCAGGCCGTGAAGGCCGGAAACATCCTGGTGCGCCAGCTGGGCACCAAGTTCCACCCCGGCGAGAACGTCGGCCTGGGCCGGGACTTCACTCTCTTCGCCCTGGTGGACGGCGCGGTGGTCTTCGAGAAGTACACCCGCAACCGCAAGGTGAAGACCCGCATCCACGTGGTTCCCGCCGCGGCCTAG
- a CDS encoding glycosyltransferase family 4 protein yields the protein MPGALRPVNVLVASSKFPPEYAGSALRAHATYRRLAASGAVDYEVLTSSVTHNERLSYVHEGSRVTRIARKVSGLHQGDPGEDRPVSRARYLFNVAASRADYLLEATAVWRWLAPRSAGFDVFHVFGNNHVTAAALTWAKLKDKPCLVELVNLADDPRQYEPWLVSRLLGPGFPRRSLMVCISPLLADMCRRHGIPEERIWCRPNPVDEARHRFDPAGREALREKAWPGMAPGDALLVYVAKFRKLKNQRFLLDVLARLPERFRLLLAGPLVDSGPLAERQQAYFREIGRDAAAMGLSHRVSLRPGFVEHPEDLYRAADAYLMPSTYEALGTPVLESLACGTPCVTNSIPGVFDRWVQDGVNGFVRPLDPEAWARAVRDCLEFTPEARERASRDILAQAGTLVIDAQYVERLRAMA from the coding sequence ATGCCCGGCGCGCTCCGCCCCGTGAACGTGCTGGTGGCCAGCTCCAAGTTCCCGCCCGAGTACGCGGGCTCGGCCCTGCGCGCCCACGCCACCTACCGTCGGCTCGCAGCGTCCGGGGCCGTGGACTACGAGGTGCTCACCAGCTCCGTGACCCACAATGAGCGCCTGAGCTACGTCCACGAGGGCTCGCGCGTGACGCGCATCGCCCGCAAGGTGAGCGGCCTGCACCAGGGCGACCCCGGCGAGGACCGCCCCGTCTCCCGCGCGCGCTACCTCTTCAACGTGGCCGCCTCCCGCGCCGACTACCTCCTGGAGGCCACGGCCGTCTGGCGTTGGCTCGCCCCCAGGAGCGCGGGCTTCGACGTCTTCCACGTCTTCGGCAACAACCACGTCACGGCCGCGGCGCTCACCTGGGCCAAGCTCAAGGACAAGCCCTGCTTGGTGGAGCTGGTGAATCTGGCCGACGACCCGCGCCAGTACGAGCCCTGGCTCGTCTCCCGGCTGCTGGGGCCGGGCTTCCCCCGGCGCTCGCTCATGGTGTGCATCTCGCCGCTTCTGGCCGACATGTGCCGCCGCCACGGCATTCCCGAGGAGCGCATCTGGTGCCGCCCCAACCCCGTGGACGAGGCGCGCCACCGCTTCGACCCCGCCGGCCGCGAGGCCCTGCGCGAAAAGGCCTGGCCCGGCATGGCCCCGGGGGACGCGCTGCTGGTCTACGTGGCCAAGTTCCGCAAGCTCAAGAACCAGCGCTTCCTGCTGGACGTGCTGGCCCGGCTGCCGGAGCGCTTCCGGCTGCTGCTGGCCGGGCCGCTGGTGGACTCCGGCCCCCTGGCCGAACGCCAGCAGGCCTACTTCCGGGAGATCGGACGCGACGCGGCCGCCATGGGCCTTTCGCACCGCGTGAGCCTGCGCCCGGGCTTCGTGGAGCACCCGGAAGACCTCTACCGCGCCGCCGACGCCTACCTGATGCCCAGCACCTACGAGGCCCTGGGCACCCCGGTGCTGGAGTCCCTGGCCTGCGGCACGCCCTGCGTGACCAACTCCATCCCCGGCGTCTTCGACCGCTGGGTGCAAGACGGCGTGAACGGCTTCGTGCGCCCCCTGGACCCCGAGGCCTGGGCGCGCGCCGTGCGGGACTGCCTGGAGTTCACGCCCGAGGCGCGCGAGCGAGCCTCGCGAGACATCCTGGCCCAGGCGGGCACACTGGTGATCGACGCGCAGTACGTGGAGCGGCTGCGGGCGATGGCGTAG
- a CDS encoding Gfo/Idh/MocA family oxidoreductase, with translation MNPTRPRVAVVGSGYWGRNLVRNFAALGVLAAVCDRDEASLEAVRKQYPGVRTCMALHELLRDPDIDAAVIASPAETHHPVAKELLLAGKHLFVEKPLALDEASGRELAELADAQGLTLMVGHLLRYHPAFTALAELVRSGALGKINYIYSHRLNLGKIRREENILWSFAPHDISMILALAGEEPESVHATGGNYLHRRIADVTTTHLDFPSGLKAHIFVSWLHPFKEQKLVVVGERKMAVFDDTLPWEDKLLLFPHEIRWEGNVPVPAKAQPERVPLEQGEPLRAECQHFLDCLTTGRRPVTDSEEGLRVLRILNAGQRSLDTGQAVRPGAGTPGRFPAGVFVHETAVVDQGVTLGENVKIWHFSHVLSGSEVGERCNVGQNVVIGPDVRVGSGCKIQNNVSVYKGVTLEDDVFCGPSMVFTNIMNPRAHIPRMHELRSTLIRKGATLGANCTVVCGRTVGRYAFVGAGSVVTRNVPDHALVVGNPARRIGWMCACGGRLDETLACPDCGQAYQEGPEGLVPRQ, from the coding sequence ATGAATCCCACCAGACCACGCGTGGCCGTCGTCGGCTCCGGCTACTGGGGCCGCAACCTCGTGCGCAACTTCGCGGCCCTGGGCGTGTTGGCCGCCGTGTGCGACCGCGACGAGGCCAGCCTGGAGGCCGTGCGCAAGCAGTATCCCGGCGTGCGCACCTGCATGGCCCTCCACGAACTCCTGCGCGACCCCGACATCGACGCCGCCGTCATCGCCTCCCCGGCCGAGACGCACCACCCCGTGGCCAAGGAGCTGCTCCTGGCGGGCAAGCACCTCTTCGTGGAAAAGCCCCTGGCCCTGGACGAGGCCTCGGGCCGCGAACTGGCCGAACTGGCCGACGCCCAGGGGCTCACGCTCATGGTGGGGCACCTCCTGCGCTACCACCCGGCCTTCACCGCCCTGGCCGAGCTGGTGCGCTCCGGGGCCTTGGGCAAGATCAACTACATCTATTCCCACCGCCTGAACCTGGGCAAGATCCGCCGGGAAGAGAACATCCTGTGGTCGTTCGCGCCCCACGACATCTCCATGATCCTGGCCCTGGCCGGGGAGGAGCCCGAGAGCGTCCACGCCACGGGCGGCAACTACCTCCACCGGCGCATCGCCGACGTGACCACCACCCACCTGGATTTCCCCTCCGGGCTCAAGGCGCACATCTTCGTCTCCTGGCTGCACCCCTTCAAGGAGCAGAAGCTCGTGGTGGTGGGCGAGCGCAAGATGGCCGTGTTCGACGACACCCTTCCCTGGGAGGACAAGCTCCTGCTCTTCCCCCACGAGATCCGCTGGGAGGGCAACGTGCCCGTGCCCGCCAAGGCCCAGCCCGAACGCGTGCCCCTGGAGCAGGGCGAGCCCCTGCGCGCCGAGTGCCAGCACTTCCTGGACTGCCTGACCACCGGGCGGCGCCCCGTCACCGACTCCGAGGAAGGCCTGCGCGTGCTGCGCATCCTCAACGCCGGGCAGCGCTCCCTGGACACGGGGCAGGCCGTGCGCCCCGGAGCCGGGACTCCCGGCCGCTTCCCGGCCGGGGTCTTCGTGCACGAGACCGCCGTGGTGGACCAGGGCGTCACCCTGGGCGAGAACGTGAAGATATGGCACTTCTCCCACGTGCTCTCGGGCTCCGAGGTGGGCGAGCGCTGCAACGTGGGCCAGAACGTGGTGATCGGCCCCGACGTGCGCGTGGGCTCGGGCTGCAAGATCCAGAACAACGTCTCGGTGTACAAGGGCGTCACGCTGGAGGACGACGTGTTCTGCGGCCCCTCCATGGTGTTCACCAACATCATGAACCCGCGCGCGCACATTCCGCGCATGCACGAGCTGCGCTCCACGCTCATCCGCAAGGGGGCCACGCTGGGGGCCAACTGCACGGTGGTCTGCGGGCGCACGGTGGGTCGCTACGCCTTCGTGGGCGCGGGCTCGGTGGTCACGCGCAACGTGCCCGACCACGCCCTGGTGGTGGGCAACCCCGCCCGGCGCATCGGCTGGATGTGCGCCTGCGGCGGCCGCCTGGACGAAACCCTGGCCTGCCCCGACTGCGGCCAGGCCTATCAGGAAGGCCCCGAGGGCCTCGTGCCCAGGCAGTAG
- a CDS encoding carbamoyltransferase C-terminal domain-containing protein, with translation MNILAIQIGIGASVCLLKDGKIVLAVEEERLCRQKGFMGFPAQALAYLKTRHPRELDSLALWGIPGRDDVLHSKAEFQTRYDARLEPARKPSLAQSCKGLACRALPDEVKALIKPSLKKPSVASMVREALEGFELPEKSLRRPGHHLCHAAAAYYGLGRDHERPYLVLTLDGGGDGLCATVSIGRRGRLETVAATPTGHSVGNLYSNITHLLGFTPHEHEYKLMGMAPYVPERHTARVRDILAGYVGLDPANPMLFKRLIPESTTICNKRLARDLRRQRFDNVAGGLQRFTEELVTDWVKACMERTGIRDLLCSGGVFMNVKLNQRLSRLPEVRSIDVFPSCGDETNALGCAFLLHNEASGGGFPEFRAFTLGPAPSFDLEEAKARHAGDCTFEKLEDPHQTAAELIASGRILARVAGPMEFGARALGNRSILCDPSRLEMVERVNFLIKQRDFWMPFAPAILREDAERYLVTPPTLPPELSPYMMFTFDTTEAREEMIACLQRADRTARAQVVNREYNPGFHELLTRYKALTGRGAVMNTSYNIHGHPIAMGSMDALEILVNSSLDHVLIEDVLVGKRKA, from the coding sequence ATGAACATCCTCGCGATCCAGATAGGCATCGGCGCGTCCGTCTGCCTGCTCAAGGACGGCAAGATCGTCCTGGCGGTGGAGGAAGAGCGCCTCTGCCGCCAAAAGGGCTTCATGGGCTTCCCCGCCCAGGCCCTGGCATACCTCAAGACGCGCCACCCCCGCGAGCTGGACTCCCTGGCCCTCTGGGGCATCCCCGGGCGCGACGACGTGCTCCACTCCAAGGCGGAGTTCCAGACCCGCTACGACGCCCGCCTGGAGCCCGCGCGCAAGCCCTCCCTGGCCCAGTCCTGCAAGGGGCTCGCCTGCCGCGCCCTGCCCGACGAGGTGAAGGCCCTCATCAAGCCCTCCCTCAAGAAGCCCTCGGTGGCCAGCATGGTCCGCGAGGCGCTGGAAGGGTTCGAGCTGCCCGAGAAAAGCCTGCGTCGGCCCGGCCACCACCTCTGCCACGCGGCGGCCGCCTACTACGGCCTGGGCCGCGACCATGAGCGCCCCTACCTGGTGCTCACCCTGGACGGCGGCGGCGACGGCCTGTGCGCCACCGTCTCCATCGGCCGCCGTGGACGCCTGGAGACCGTGGCCGCCACGCCCACCGGGCACTCCGTGGGCAACCTTTATTCCAACATCACGCACCTTCTGGGCTTCACGCCCCACGAGCACGAGTACAAGCTCATGGGCATGGCCCCCTACGTGCCCGAGCGCCACACCGCGCGCGTGCGCGACATCCTTGCCGGATACGTGGGCCTGGACCCCGCCAATCCCATGCTTTTCAAGCGCCTGATCCCCGAGAGCACCACCATCTGCAACAAGCGCCTCGCACGCGACCTGCGCCGCCAGCGCTTCGACAACGTGGCCGGGGGCCTGCAGCGCTTCACCGAGGAGCTGGTCACCGACTGGGTGAAGGCCTGCATGGAGCGCACAGGCATCCGCGACCTGCTCTGCTCCGGCGGCGTGTTCATGAACGTGAAGCTCAACCAGCGTCTGAGCCGCCTGCCCGAGGTGCGCTCCATCGACGTCTTCCCCTCCTGCGGCGACGAGACCAACGCCCTGGGCTGCGCCTTCCTGCTGCACAACGAGGCCTCCGGCGGCGGCTTCCCCGAGTTCAGGGCCTTCACCCTGGGCCCGGCCCCCTCCTTCGACCTGGAGGAGGCCAAGGCCCGCCATGCCGGGGACTGCACCTTCGAGAAACTCGAAGACCCCCACCAGACGGCCGCCGAGCTGATCGCCTCCGGGCGCATCCTGGCGCGCGTGGCCGGACCCATGGAGTTCGGGGCCAGGGCGCTGGGCAACCGCTCCATCCTCTGCGACCCCAGCAGGCTCGAAATGGTGGAGCGCGTGAACTTTCTCATCAAGCAGCGCGACTTCTGGATGCCTTTCGCCCCGGCCATCCTGCGCGAGGACGCCGAGCGCTACCTGGTGACGCCCCCCACCCTGCCCCCGGAACTCTCGCCCTACATGATGTTCACCTTCGACACCACCGAGGCCCGCGAGGAGATGATCGCCTGCCTGCAGCGCGCCGACCGCACGGCCCGCGCCCAGGTGGTGAACCGCGAATACAACCCCGGCTTCCACGAACTGCTCACCCGCTACAAGGCCCTCACGGGGCGCGGCGCGGTGATGAACACCTCCTACAACATCCACGGACACCCCATCGCCATGGGCTCCATGGACGCTCTGGAGATCCTGGTGAACTCCAGCCTGGACCACGTGCTCATCGAGGACGTGCTGGTGGGCAAGCGCAAGGCCTGA
- a CDS encoding DUF268 domain-containing protein, with protein MGLIDRYVLPSLNVLARERRLKALWREWRDYFATARELRRQLAASGLRTPLAAERPCLGERTESSGRFGRYIYQDSWAFSHVLRERPEWMADVASSRYFVGFAAQAARVVSVDLRNVDGGMENFQALKADILALPFGDGSVPLVSSLSVLEHVGLGRYGDAPDVHGMARAAREMARVARPGGLVLAAFPAGREDRIVYNAHRVLTPESSRALFAGLDLVDERYALGDRICTLAEYDRLGRPYAYGCYAFRKP; from the coding sequence ATGGGGCTCATCGACCGCTACGTCCTGCCCTCGCTGAACGTGCTGGCCCGGGAGCGTCGTCTCAAGGCGCTCTGGCGCGAATGGCGCGACTACTTCGCCACGGCCCGGGAACTGCGCCGCCAGCTGGCCGCCTCGGGCCTGCGCACGCCCCTTGCGGCCGAGCGTCCCTGTCTGGGCGAGCGCACCGAATCCTCGGGCCGGTTCGGGCGCTACATCTACCAGGACTCCTGGGCCTTCTCCCACGTGCTGCGCGAGCGCCCCGAATGGATGGCGGACGTGGCCTCCTCGCGCTACTTCGTGGGCTTCGCGGCCCAGGCCGCGCGGGTGGTCTCCGTGGACCTGCGCAACGTGGACGGGGGCATGGAGAACTTCCAGGCCCTCAAGGCGGACATCCTGGCCCTGCCCTTCGGGGACGGCTCGGTCCCGCTCGTCAGCTCGCTCTCTGTGCTGGAGCACGTGGGCCTGGGCCGCTACGGCGACGCCCCGGACGTGCACGGCATGGCCCGGGCCGCGCGGGAGATGGCCCGGGTGGCGCGCCCCGGCGGGCTGGTGCTGGCGGCCTTCCCGGCGGGGCGTGAGGACAGGATCGTCTACAACGCCCACCGGGTGCTCACGCCCGAGTCGTCCCGGGCGCTCTTCGCGGGGCTCGACCTCGTGGACGAACGCTACGCCCTGGGCGACCGCATCTGCACGCTGGCCGAATACGACCGCCTGGGCCGCCCCTACGCCTACGGCTGCTACGCCTTCCGCAAGCCCTGA
- a CDS encoding class I SAM-dependent methyltransferase, with translation MKRAVESRFDQRLAAQAKAAYRFDAASLGHKDRAIAAFLRALSLPGKRCLDVGPGTGRWLRFLQAEGAGPLCAADISAEALALAAPLCEKVQKLDLERDVLDFPDASFDLAVSFEVLEHLADPDNYVRELRRVVRPGGSILMSVPNVVSFISRVRVALGGLPPAISQDPTHLRHYRRKDVAALLARHGLAARFIPTSFSLNPLDPKCRVRVPPCALLAGLDDSLLFHAAV, from the coding sequence GTGAAACGAGCCGTCGAGTCCCGCTTCGACCAGCGCCTGGCCGCCCAGGCCAAAGCCGCCTACCGCTTCGACGCCGCGAGCCTGGGCCACAAGGACCGCGCCATCGCCGCCTTCCTGCGCGCCCTCTCCCTGCCCGGCAAACGCTGCCTGGACGTTGGCCCCGGCACCGGGCGCTGGCTCCGATTCCTCCAGGCCGAGGGCGCTGGGCCGCTGTGCGCCGCCGACATCTCCGCCGAGGCCCTGGCCCTGGCCGCGCCCCTGTGCGAGAAGGTCCAGAAGCTCGACCTGGAGCGCGACGTGCTGGACTTCCCCGACGCCTCCTTCGACCTCGCCGTCTCCTTCGAGGTGCTCGAACACCTGGCCGACCCGGACAACTACGTGCGCGAACTCCGGCGCGTCGTGCGCCCGGGCGGGAGCATTCTCATGAGCGTGCCCAACGTGGTCTCCTTCATCTCCCGCGTGCGGGTGGCGCTGGGCGGGCTGCCCCCGGCCATCAGCCAGGACCCCACCCACCTGCGCCACTACCGCCGCAAGGACGTCGCCGCCCTGCTGGCCCGGCACGGCCTCGCGGCGCGCTTCATCCCCACGTCGTTCTCGCTCAACCCGCTCGACCCCAAGTGCCGCGTGCGCGTGCCCCCCTGCGCCCTGCTGGCCGGGCTCGACGACAGCCTCCTCTTCCACGCCGCGGTCTAG
- the rplU gene encoding 50S ribosomal protein L21, whose protein sequence is MYAIVETGGKQYRVEEGAKITVEKLPVEAGAEVALEKVLLVGAEGGLKVGAPYVGGAKVTCEVVEHLRGPKVVVFHKWRRNDSHKKTGHRQDLTTLKIKAITA, encoded by the coding sequence ATGTACGCGATTGTTGAAACCGGCGGTAAGCAGTACCGTGTCGAGGAAGGCGCAAAGATCACCGTGGAGAAGCTCCCGGTGGAGGCTGGCGCCGAAGTGGCCCTGGAAAAGGTCCTGCTCGTGGGAGCCGAAGGCGGCCTGAAGGTCGGCGCTCCTTACGTGGGCGGCGCCAAGGTGACCTGCGAAGTGGTCGAGCATCTGCGCGGCCCCAAGGTGGTGGTCTTCCACAAGTGGCGTCGCAACGACTCCCACAAGAAGACCGGCCATCGCCAGGATCTCACCACCCTGAAGATCAAGGCGATCACGGCCTAG
- a CDS encoding flagellar motor protein MotB: MADKEHKKIIIKKVKKGGHGGAHGGSWKVAYADFVTAMMAFFLVMWLVNSLPKEKREEIAQYFQSFSLLDTGGKPGLIPATDLSQIAQPQNPPSIVEPLSETPSGPAKEKSEAEKAAEAVKEAIEAKVPDLKDQIIVKTEADRLIVEVVEDAKGKPLFALGRSDLTPDARRALAAVAPQFAKAGKGRLTVEGHTDAYSYAGERFTNWELSTERAAAARRELEKAGVAQDAVGQVAGFAATRPFVPENPFDPKNRRIRLVMETPKPQEPAQGKPAPAPPKGKENIFAKPQEPPAPPPSPIPQEKRELLDRQIERLYDETIKGKQP; the protein is encoded by the coding sequence ATGGCGGACAAGGAACACAAGAAAATCATCATCAAGAAGGTGAAGAAGGGAGGCCACGGCGGCGCCCACGGCGGCAGCTGGAAGGTGGCCTACGCCGACTTCGTCACGGCCATGATGGCCTTCTTCCTGGTGATGTGGCTGGTCAACTCCCTGCCCAAGGAAAAGCGCGAGGAGATCGCGCAGTATTTCCAGTCCTTCAGCCTGCTGGACACCGGCGGCAAGCCGGGCCTCATCCCGGCCACGGACCTCTCCCAGATCGCCCAGCCCCAGAACCCGCCCTCCATCGTGGAACCGCTCTCCGAGACCCCCTCGGGGCCGGCCAAGGAGAAATCCGAGGCCGAGAAGGCCGCCGAGGCCGTCAAAGAGGCCATCGAGGCCAAGGTGCCCGACCTCAAGGACCAGATCATCGTCAAGACCGAGGCCGACAGGCTCATCGTCGAGGTGGTGGAGGACGCCAAGGGCAAGCCTCTCTTCGCCCTGGGCCGCTCCGACCTCACGCCCGACGCGCGCCGCGCACTGGCCGCCGTGGCCCCGCAGTTCGCCAAAGCGGGCAAGGGCCGCCTGACCGTGGAGGGCCACACCGACGCCTACTCCTACGCGGGCGAGCGTTTCACCAACTGGGAGCTTTCCACGGAACGCGCCGCCGCGGCCCGGCGCGAACTGGAAAAGGCCGGAGTGGCCCAGGACGCCGTGGGCCAGGTGGCCGGGTTCGCGGCCACGCGCCCCTTCGTGCCCGAGAACCCTTTCGACCCCAAGAACCGGCGCATCCGCCTGGTGATGGAGACCCCCAAGCCCCAGGAACCCGCCCAGGGCAAGCCCGCTCCCGCGCCCCCCAAGGGCAAGGAGAACATCTTCGCCAAGCCCCAGGAGCCGCCCGCGCCGCCGCCCTCGCCCATCCCCCAGGAAAAGCGGGAACTGCTGGACCGTCAGATCGAAAGGCTTTACGACGAGACCATCAAAGGCAAGCAACCCTAA
- a CDS encoding acyltransferase family protein, which translates to MTERRASLDWLKALLITFVVVWHARPWLLDAQAPFLARACFGFFYFHATTLAVPTFLLVSLYLYFQGREAKPGYFGRRMARLLQLYLFWTLTQWLTSWAFTGELAPLTFSHVLQGGPSLPYVGGSVFYFLSDLLVLTVLAEGYARLGPAWRARAGWAVAGFATGFVGLEQAYGIPSYIGLEFFVLYVPAAFHAKELARHGRAFALAWFAFACLESWLIAVHGLEVRTYCRYSNICGALALMGYALSLDLPRRGAVETLSRLSLGVFAVHKIPQSLAHMALAALATPQAALAPSNPQLLALFACTVLGTGVMLWAMDRSPLRRFIR; encoded by the coding sequence ATGACTGAACGGCGGGCATCCCTGGACTGGCTCAAGGCGCTTCTCATAACGTTCGTGGTGGTCTGGCACGCCAGGCCCTGGCTGCTGGACGCCCAGGCCCCCTTCCTGGCCAGGGCGTGTTTCGGCTTTTTCTATTTCCATGCGACCACCCTGGCCGTGCCCACGTTCCTGCTGGTGTCGCTCTATCTCTACTTCCAGGGGCGCGAAGCGAAGCCGGGCTATTTCGGCCGCCGCATGGCGCGCCTGCTCCAGCTATATCTGTTCTGGACGCTCACGCAATGGCTGACGTCCTGGGCCTTCACCGGGGAACTCGCGCCGCTGACCTTCTCGCATGTGCTCCAGGGCGGGCCCAGCCTGCCCTACGTGGGGGGCTCGGTCTTCTATTTCCTGAGCGACCTCCTCGTGCTCACCGTTCTGGCCGAGGGTTACGCGCGCCTGGGCCCGGCCTGGCGCGCGCGCGCCGGGTGGGCCGTGGCCGGGTTCGCCACGGGCTTCGTGGGCCTGGAACAAGCCTACGGCATCCCCAGCTACATCGGGCTCGAATTCTTCGTGCTCTACGTGCCGGCGGCCTTTCACGCCAAGGAACTGGCCCGCCACGGACGCGCCTTCGCCCTGGCCTGGTTCGCCTTCGCCTGTCTGGAATCCTGGCTGATCGCGGTCCACGGCCTGGAGGTGCGCACCTACTGCCGCTACTCCAACATCTGCGGGGCTTTGGCGCTGATGGGCTATGCGCTCTCGCTGGACCTCCCCCGCCGGGGCGCCGTGGAGACGCTTTCACGCCTGAGCCTGGGCGTCTTCGCCGTGCACAAGATCCCCCAGAGCCTGGCGCACATGGCCCTGGCGGCCCTGGCCACCCCGCAGGCAGCGCTCGCGCCTTCCAACCCCCAGCTCCTGGCGCTTTTCGCCTGCACCGTGCTGGGCACGGGCGTCATGCTTTGGGCCATGGACCGCTCACCCCTGCGCCGCTTCATCCGCTGA